The following coding sequences are from one Spea bombifrons isolate aSpeBom1 chromosome 13, aSpeBom1.2.pri, whole genome shotgun sequence window:
- the HSD17B1 gene encoding 17-beta-hydroxysteroid dehydrogenase type 1 encodes MYLRYAHMFLMEKKVVLITGCSSGIGLGLAVLLASDTCQRFKVYATMRDLSKKERLLECVRNCHVDTFEILQMDVTDQHSVLATIEKIKEQRVDVLVCNAGVGLMGPLECHTYETMKNIFDVNLFGTISTIQAFLPGMKQRKTGRIIISSSVGGLQGIPFNDVYCASKFAVEGLCESLAIVLQHFNIHVSLIECGPVSTNFMNNLHTWDPSDGCLQCVDSDTRSLYAQYLQHCKTIFQDVAQDTDEILQMYLEAIEAPLPSLRYFTTQFFMPLTKLKLSCAGGSEYVQAMHKFVFSGTKTEEHQ; translated from the exons ATGTATCTGAGGTACGCACATATGTTTCTGATGGAGAAGAAAGTGGTTCTAATTACAGGATGTTCTTCTGGAATTGGGCTTGGCTTGGCAGTACTTCTAGCCTCTGACACCTGccaaaggtttaaag TCTATGCCACCATGCGTGATTTGTCTAAGAAAGAGCGTCTTCTGGAGTGTGTTCGGAACTGTCATGTTGACACCTTTGAGATCCTACAGATGGACGTCACTGACCAGCATTCAGTATTGGCAACTATTGAGAAGATTAAGGAACAGCGAGTAGATGTTCTAG TATGCAATGCTGGCGTTGGTTTGATGGGTCCTTTGGAATGTCACACATATGAAACCATGAAGAACATATTTGATGTCAACCTTTTTGGCACCATAAGCACCATTCAAGCCTTCCTCCCTGGAATGAAACAAAGGAAGACAGGCAGGATCATCATCTCCAGTAGTGTTGGTGGCCTTCAAG GTATTCCATTCAATGATGTGTATTGTGCCAGCAAGTTTGCTGTGGAAGGATTATGTGAGAGCCTGGCAATTGTCCTACAGCATTTCAATATACA TGTGAGCCTTATTGAATGTGGCCCAGTAAGCACCAACTTTATGAACAACCTCCACACCTGGGACCCCAGTGATGGCTGCCTGCAGTGTGTGGACAGTGACACCAGATCTCTCTACGCTCAGTATTTGCAACACTGTAAAACAATCTTCCAAGACGTGGCGCAAGACACAGATGAGATACTGCAG ATGTACTTGGAAGCCATCGAGGCTCCTCTCCCATCACTCAGGTACTTCACTACTCAGTTCTTCATGCCTCTGACAAAGCTAAAGTTATCCTGTGCAGGTGGATCTGAGTATGTCCAAGCCATGCACAAGTTTGTGTTCTCCGGGACAAAGACAGAAGAGCATCAGTAA